Proteins encoded in a region of the Thermococcus stetteri genome:
- a CDS encoding large ribosomal subunit protein uL15 — MIRRKKKVRKLRGSHTHGWGCKKKHRGGGSKGGKGMAGTGKRKDQKWTWVIKYAPDRLGKRGFHRPKAVQYVPKVINLSDIDENFELFKDAGIIYEENGKLVFDATALGVDKVLGTGKLTRALVVKAYYVTPRAEEKIKEAGGEVLLA, encoded by the coding sequence ATGATTAGGAGGAAGAAGAAGGTTAGGAAGCTCCGCGGAAGTCACACTCACGGATGGGGTTGCAAGAAGAAGCACAGAGGAGGAGGAAGCAAGGGCGGTAAGGGAATGGCCGGAACCGGTAAGAGGAAGGACCAGAAGTGGACATGGGTCATCAAGTACGCTCCCGACAGGCTCGGTAAGAGGGGCTTTCACAGGCCGAAAGCGGTCCAGTACGTTCCCAAGGTCATAAACCTCAGCGATATAGACGAGAACTTCGAGCTCTTCAAGGACGCTGGAATAATCTACGAGGAGAACGGGAAGCTGGTCTTCGACGCAACGGCCCTCGGCGTTGACAAGGTACTCGGCACCGGTAAGCTCACCAGGGCCCTCGTTGTTAAGGCCTACTACGTTACCCCCAGGGCCGAGGAGAAGATTAAGGAAGCCGGCGGCGAGGTTCTCCTCGCCTGA
- the secY gene encoding preprotein translocase subunit SecY, with translation MGVREVVYAIERWFPEVERPKRHVPLKEKFMWTGIVLLLYFILAEIPLYGIPQQVHDYFATLRFVLAGRSGSLLTLGIGPIVTASIIMQLLVGSEIVRLDLSNPEDRRFYQATQRVFAVFMSFFEAFIYVFAGAFGKVNSGIGAFQTVSVPNGPIYIGVGLALLIVLQLGLASTLLILLDELVSKWGIGSGISLFIAAGVSQTVIYKSLAPVQSNQYIDPLTGEPAIVGAIPAFIQHILKGDITGAIYRGGTLPDIVKLTGTIIIFLVVVYLESMRVEIPLSYGRVTVRGRYPIRFMYVSNIPIILTMALYANIQLWARLLANYGHPILGQFDSNGYPVSGFVIYLYPPRDIFHVINDPVRALVYALMTIFWSLIFGFLWVELTGLDARSIARQLQNAGLQIPGFRRDPRILERVLQRYIPYVTFWGSFTLALVAVLADFLGALGTGTGILLTVGILYRFYEEIAREQATEMFPALRKFFAR, from the coding sequence ATGGGAGTCCGGGAAGTAGTCTACGCCATCGAGCGCTGGTTTCCAGAGGTTGAGCGGCCCAAGAGGCACGTCCCCTTAAAGGAAAAGTTCATGTGGACTGGAATCGTTCTGCTGCTGTACTTCATTCTGGCTGAAATACCCCTCTACGGAATACCCCAGCAGGTTCACGATTATTTTGCAACCCTTCGTTTCGTGCTCGCCGGTAGGAGCGGCTCGCTCCTGACCCTTGGTATCGGTCCAATCGTTACCGCCAGTATAATCATGCAGCTCCTCGTTGGTTCTGAGATAGTTAGGCTTGACCTTTCAAATCCTGAGGACAGGCGCTTTTACCAGGCCACCCAGAGGGTATTCGCCGTCTTCATGAGCTTTTTCGAGGCGTTCATCTACGTGTTCGCCGGTGCCTTCGGAAAGGTGAACAGTGGAATAGGCGCGTTCCAGACCGTTTCAGTTCCCAACGGACCGATCTACATAGGCGTAGGTCTCGCCCTCCTGATCGTTCTCCAGCTCGGTCTGGCATCGACACTGCTCATACTCCTGGATGAGCTTGTGAGCAAGTGGGGCATCGGAAGCGGTATCAGTCTCTTCATCGCCGCTGGTGTTTCTCAGACTGTTATCTACAAGTCTCTGGCTCCCGTTCAGAGCAATCAGTACATAGACCCGCTTACCGGCGAACCTGCGATCGTTGGTGCCATACCGGCTTTCATCCAGCACATCCTGAAGGGAGACATAACCGGTGCTATCTACCGCGGTGGAACGTTGCCCGACATCGTAAAGCTGACTGGAACGATAATAATTTTCCTTGTGGTCGTCTACCTTGAGAGCATGCGCGTTGAGATACCCCTCAGCTACGGCCGTGTCACGGTCCGCGGCAGGTACCCGATAAGGTTCATGTACGTCAGCAACATCCCGATAATCCTCACAATGGCCCTCTACGCCAATATACAGCTCTGGGCCAGACTGCTTGCCAACTACGGCCACCCAATCCTCGGCCAGTTTGACAGCAACGGCTATCCAGTGAGTGGCTTTGTCATATACCTCTATCCACCCAGGGACATCTTCCACGTAATCAACGACCCAGTGAGGGCGCTGGTGTACGCGCTGATGACTATATTCTGGTCACTGATCTTTGGGTTCCTGTGGGTTGAGCTTACAGGCCTTGACGCGAGGAGCATTGCGAGACAGCTCCAGAACGCCGGTCTTCAGATACCCGGTTTCAGGAGGGATCCAAGAATCCTGGAGAGGGTTCTCCAGAGGTACATCCCGTACGTGACCTTCTGGGGCTCGTTCACCCTGGCCCTAGTGGCAGTGCTGGCGGACTTCCTCGGTGCCCTCGGTACGGGAACGGGAATCCTCCTGACGGTGGGTATCCTCTACAGGTTCTACGAGGAGATAGCCAGGGAACAGGCAACAGAGATGTTCCCGGCCCTGAGGAAGTTCTTCGCCAGGTGA
- a CDS encoding adenylate kinase, which yields MPFVVVITGIPGVGKSTITKLALKKTRAKFRLVNFGDIMFEEAVKMDLVKHRDEMRKLDPLTQKELQLKAAQRIVEIARTEPVLLDTHATIRTPAGYLLGFPREVIEILNPNFIVIIEAAPSEILGRRLRDLKRDRDVETEEQIARHQDLNRAAAIAYAMHSNALIKIIENHEDKGLEEAVNELVKVLDLAVSEYA from the coding sequence ATGCCGTTTGTCGTCGTTATCACGGGCATTCCGGGCGTTGGAAAGAGCACCATAACGAAGCTGGCCCTTAAGAAGACCAGAGCCAAGTTTAGACTAGTCAATTTTGGAGACATAATGTTCGAAGAGGCCGTTAAGATGGACCTGGTGAAGCACAGGGACGAAATGCGGAAGCTCGATCCACTGACTCAGAAGGAACTTCAGCTTAAAGCCGCCCAGAGGATAGTTGAGATCGCCCGGACAGAACCCGTTCTGCTTGATACCCATGCGACTATCCGGACTCCAGCTGGATACCTTCTCGGGTTCCCAAGGGAGGTTATAGAGATCCTCAATCCAAACTTCATAGTGATCATTGAGGCTGCTCCAAGTGAGATCCTCGGAAGACGCCTCCGTGACCTCAAGAGGGATAGGGATGTTGAGACCGAGGAGCAGATAGCGAGGCATCAAGACCTGAACAGGGCCGCTGCCATAGCCTACGCAATGCACTCAAATGCGCTGATCAAAATCATTGAAAACCACGAGGATAAGGGCCTGGAAGAGGCCGTAAACGAGCTTGTTAAGGTGCTCGACCTGGCGGTGAGTGAGTATGCTTGA
- a CDS encoding DUF106 domain-containing protein, which yields MLEGIYAFLDNIFGPFITGYHPMWVITVAGAIIGGTYTLIYYFFTDIEKQWHMQKLAKELQKEMREAQKSGDEKRIKKVQQKQMELMKMQSELMQQQMVPMLLTLPIFWIFFGWLRRWYVEVGIVRAPFDFFLFDWFHKWQHSALPPDQLGYVGWYFLTSYAVGMILRKFLNMG from the coding sequence ATGCTTGAGGGGATATACGCTTTCCTTGACAATATATTTGGACCGTTCATAACGGGCTACCATCCCATGTGGGTCATTACGGTAGCTGGAGCAATAATTGGTGGGACTTACACCCTGATCTACTACTTCTTCACAGATATCGAGAAGCAGTGGCACATGCAGAAGCTCGCCAAGGAGCTCCAGAAGGAGATGCGTGAGGCCCAGAAGAGCGGGGACGAAAAGAGAATTAAAAAGGTTCAGCAGAAGCAGATGGAGCTTATGAAAATGCAGAGTGAGCTTATGCAGCAGCAGATGGTTCCAATGCTCCTAACGCTTCCCATATTCTGGATATTCTTTGGGTGGCTCAGGCGCTGGTACGTTGAGGTTGGAATAGTCAGAGCTCCCTTCGACTTTTTCCTCTTCGACTGGTTCCATAAGTGGCAGCACTCGGCACTGCCGCCCGACCAGCTCGGATACGTCGGCTGGTACTTCCTAACCAGCTACGCGGTCGGTATGATACTGAGGAAGTTCCTTAATATGGGATAA
- a CDS encoding 50S ribosomal protein L34e, with product MKPMYRSRSWRRKYVRTPGGRTVIHFERKKPKVAHCAMCGRPLNGVPRGRPSELRKLPKTKKRPERPYPNLCPSCMRKVMKAQVRAAITV from the coding sequence ATGAAGCCCATGTACAGGTCAAGGTCATGGAGGAGGAAGTACGTCAGGACTCCCGGTGGAAGGACCGTCATCCACTTCGAGAGGAAGAAGCCCAAAGTTGCACACTGCGCCATGTGTGGTAGGCCGCTCAACGGCGTCCCGCGCGGCAGGCCAAGCGAGCTCAGGAAGCTCCCGAAGACTAAGAAGAGGCCCGAGAGGCCGTATCCAAACCTCTGCCCGAGCTGCATGAGGAAGGTCATGAAGGCCCAGGTCAGGGCCGCCATTACGGTTTAA
- the cmk gene encoding (d)CMP kinase, whose product MPKGCLVITVSGLAGSGTTTLCRNLAKHYGFKHVYAGLIFRQMAKEMGMTLEEFQKYVELHPEIDREVDRRQVEAAKECNVVIEGRLAGWMVKNADLKIWLDAPIMERAKRVAKREGISVEEAFVQIAEREKQNRKRYLNLYGIDIEDKSIYDLIINTAHWGPDGVFEIVKAAIDHLSPVGDAGEEEKR is encoded by the coding sequence ATGCCGAAGGGCTGCCTCGTCATAACCGTCAGCGGCCTGGCAGGGTCGGGCACAACGACCCTCTGCAGGAACCTCGCCAAGCACTACGGCTTCAAGCACGTCTACGCTGGGCTTATATTCCGGCAGATGGCGAAGGAGATGGGCATGACCCTCGAGGAGTTCCAGAAGTATGTGGAGCTCCATCCGGAGATAGACAGGGAAGTTGACAGGAGGCAGGTCGAGGCAGCCAAGGAGTGCAACGTCGTTATTGAAGGCCGGCTCGCCGGCTGGATGGTCAAGAACGCTGACTTGAAAATCTGGCTTGACGCTCCTATAATGGAGCGGGCTAAGAGGGTTGCCAAAAGGGAAGGCATCTCCGTTGAGGAGGCCTTCGTCCAGATAGCCGAGAGGGAGAAGCAGAACAGGAAAAGGTATTTAAACCTCTATGGAATCGACATCGAGGACAAGTCAATTTATGACTTGATTATTAACACGGCCCATTGGGGCCCCGATGGCGTCTTCGAGATCGTGAAGGCCGCCATCGACCACCTTTCCCCCGTCGGTGACGCGGGGGAGGAAGAAAAAAGATAA
- a CDS encoding 50S ribosomal protein L14e, whose translation MPAIEVGRIAVVIAGRRAGQKVVVADIIDRNFVLVTGAGLNKVKRRRMNVKHLEPLPEKVNIQRGASDEEIKAALEQAGISLE comes from the coding sequence ATGCCAGCTATTGAGGTTGGAAGGATTGCCGTCGTTATCGCCGGAAGGAGGGCTGGACAGAAGGTCGTCGTTGCCGACATAATCGACAGGAACTTCGTCCTCGTTACCGGTGCTGGCCTCAACAAGGTCAAGAGGAGAAGGATGAACGTCAAGCACCTCGAGCCCCTTCCGGAGAAGGTCAACATCCAGCGCGGCGCTTCTGACGAGGAGATTAAAGCCGCCCTCGAGCAGGCTGGAATCAGCCTTGAGTGA
- a CDS encoding SDR family NAD(P)-dependent oxidoreductase: MKTALVTGATGGIGKLLVEGLVERGYRVVGVARNEEKLRELQERLQAFEYIVADLTAEDFPSTILKGLERLGVQNIDLLINNAGLAVRKPLLEHSEVELENLFRVNALAPVELTRAVLPMLPKGSSVVFIISGVAFVNVPEIPSYCAAKGALHYLTVNLENELRVRGIHIMRVYPKQVKTGFWNGKVPKGSIEPERVARAVLKGLEKGKREVFVPGYLKLVKYLPNWPVFTYRFKY; this comes from the coding sequence ATGAAAACCGCACTGGTGACGGGTGCAACTGGTGGTATAGGGAAGCTTCTCGTTGAGGGGCTCGTCGAGAGGGGCTATAGGGTTGTCGGTGTGGCCAGGAACGAAGAAAAACTTCGTGAACTTCAGGAAAGACTGCAGGCTTTTGAATACATAGTTGCCGACCTGACTGCGGAGGACTTTCCCAGCACGATTTTGAAGGGGCTCGAGAGGCTCGGTGTGCAAAACATTGACCTTCTCATAAACAACGCGGGCCTTGCGGTAAGGAAGCCCCTTCTTGAGCACTCTGAGGTGGAGCTGGAGAATCTATTCCGGGTAAATGCCCTTGCACCTGTGGAGCTTACAAGGGCAGTCCTTCCAATGCTTCCGAAGGGTTCGAGTGTGGTGTTCATAATCAGCGGCGTGGCCTTCGTCAATGTACCTGAGATTCCCTCATATTGTGCCGCCAAGGGCGCACTCCACTACCTGACTGTAAACCTTGAAAACGAGCTCAGGGTTAGGGGAATCCATATTATGAGGGTGTACCCCAAGCAGGTTAAGACAGGCTTCTGGAACGGAAAGGTTCCGAAGGGTTCGATAGAGCCGGAAAGGGTTGCAAGAGCGGTATTGAAGGGGCTTGAAAAGGGCAAGCGGGAGGTTTTCGTACCTGGCTATCTAAAACTCGTCAAGTACCTCCCGAACTGGCCGGTCTTTACCTATCGGTTTAAATATTAA
- a CDS encoding RNA-guided pseudouridylation complex pseudouridine synthase subunit Cbf5, with product MARDEVRRILPADIKREVLVKDEKAETNPKWGFPPEKRPIEMHMQFGIINLDKPPGPTSHEVVAWIKRLFDLNKAGHGGTLDPKVSGVLPVALERATRVVQALLPAGKEYVALMHLHGDVPENKIRAVMREFEGEIIQRPPLRSAVKRRLRTRKVYYIEILEIDGKDVLFRVGVEAGTYIRSLIHHIGLALGVGAHMAELRRTRSGPFKEDETLVTLHDLVDYYHFWKEDGIEEYFRNAIQPMEKAVDHLPKVWIRDSAVAAVTHGADLAVPGIVKLHKGIKKGDLVAVMTLKNELVALGKAMMTSGEMLNKGRGIAVDVDKVFMPRDWYPKMW from the coding sequence ATGGCGAGGGACGAAGTGAGGAGAATCCTTCCCGCTGACATAAAGCGAGAGGTTCTGGTTAAGGACGAGAAGGCGGAGACGAATCCAAAGTGGGGCTTTCCGCCGGAGAAGAGGCCGATCGAGATGCACATGCAGTTTGGGATAATAAACCTCGACAAGCCCCCCGGGCCGACGAGCCATGAGGTTGTTGCCTGGATCAAGAGGCTCTTCGACCTGAACAAGGCCGGCCACGGGGGAACCCTCGACCCCAAGGTCAGCGGGGTTCTTCCGGTCGCTCTTGAGAGGGCCACGAGGGTGGTTCAGGCCCTCCTGCCCGCCGGAAAGGAGTATGTGGCTCTGATGCACCTCCACGGCGACGTCCCGGAGAACAAAATCCGTGCCGTGATGAGGGAGTTCGAGGGCGAGATAATCCAGAGGCCGCCCCTGAGGAGCGCGGTCAAGAGAAGGCTGAGGACGAGAAAGGTATACTACATCGAGATACTCGAGATAGACGGCAAGGACGTGCTCTTCCGCGTTGGAGTCGAGGCTGGTACATACATTCGTTCTCTCATTCACCACATTGGCTTAGCTCTCGGCGTCGGCGCCCACATGGCCGAGCTGAGGAGGACGAGAAGCGGCCCCTTCAAGGAGGATGAAACTTTAGTGACGCTCCACGATTTAGTTGACTACTACCACTTCTGGAAGGAGGACGGCATTGAGGAGTACTTCAGGAATGCCATCCAGCCGATGGAGAAGGCTGTTGATCACCTTCCCAAGGTGTGGATCAGGGATTCCGCGGTTGCCGCAGTTACCCACGGTGCTGATCTGGCAGTCCCAGGAATCGTCAAGCTCCACAAGGGCATCAAGAAGGGTGACCTCGTTGCTGTGATGACACTGAAGAATGAGCTTGTTGCCCTTGGAAAGGCCATGATGACAAGCGGTGAGATGCTCAACAAAGGCAGGGGCATAGCCGTCGATGTCGACAAGGTCTTCATGCCGAGGGACTGGTACCCGAAGATGTGGTAG